From one Dermacentor andersoni chromosome 1, qqDerAnde1_hic_scaffold, whole genome shotgun sequence genomic stretch:
- the LOC126544241 gene encoding uncharacterized protein: MSSSTYAYYQEEPRTPKRYFNLGVLSCCLGGLLFSAGIILVVLGSSPQEPEALWIAGIVLLLAGGLLFFLGIGSVGLYLAREDRRKREAARARTRNYTSSLRSSDMVLVE; the protein is encoded by the coding sequence ATGTCTAGCTCAACGTACGCCTACTACCAGGAGGAGCCGCGGACGCCCAAGCGCTACTTCAACCTGGGCGTGCTGTCCTGCTGCCTCGGCGGACTGCTGTTCAGCGCGGGCATCATCCTGGTTGTGCTCGGCTCGTCGCCACAGGAGCCCGAGGCCCTGTGGATCGCCGGCATCGTGCTGCTGCTCGCCGGAGGACTGCTCTTCTTCCTCGGCATCGGCTCCGTGGGCCTCTACCTGGCCAGGGAGGACCGGCGGAAGCGCGAGGCGGCCCGGGCGCGCACGCGGAACTACACCTCCAGCTTGCGCTCCAGCGACATGGTGCTCGTCGAGTGA